A segment of the Streptomyces pactum genome:
CGACCCGGAGGCCACCGACGCCGCCCTCACCGACGGCTGGTTCGCCACCGGTGACCTCGGCTCCCTGGACGAGGACGGCTACCTCACCATCACCGGCCGCAAGAAGGACCTCCTGGTCACCTCCGGCGGCAAGAACGTCTCCCCGGCCGTCCTGGAGGACCGCCTGCGCAGCCGCCCACCGGTCGCCCAGTGCCTCGTCGTCGGTGACGACCGCCCCTTCGTCGCCGCCCTGATCACCCTCGACCCGGACGCCGTCGCCCACTGGCTGTCGGTCCGGAAACTGCCCGCCGACACCCCGTTGTCCGAGGTCGTGCGGGACGAACGGATGCGCGCCGACGTCCAGAAGGCCGTGGACCACGCCAACGCGGCCGTCTCCCGGGCCGAGTCGATCCGCGCCTTCCGGCTCGTCGAGGGCGAGTTCACCGAGGAGAACGGGCTGCTGACCCCGTCTCTGAAAGTGAAGCGGCACGCGGCGGTGGCGGCGTACGCGGCCGAGATCGAGGCGCTGTACGCGTCGGGGCGCGGCCCCGGGACGCGGGCGCGCTGACCCGCCGGCACTGCGGACGGCATGCGAAAGGGGCGGACCGCCGATGCGACGGTGGCGAATCCGGGTTCCGGCCGCGCCGTCCGGCCCGGCGGGCCGCCCACCGGGACGACGCCCTGGAGCTCGCCGGCCTCGGTGAGTTCCCGCCTCGGTGAGTTCCCGCCTCGGCGACTTCCCGCCTCCCGCGCACTCCCTTCCACGCTTTTCCGGATGTCGATCGGTCCAACCGGGTGAACTTGCGCAACCGATTCCCGTGCGTCGTGTTGATGGAGCAGTAGGGCATGCGGCCGACGCCCGCGCCAGCCCCCGGCCATGTCATGGCCGGGCTTGGATGTCGGTCTCCGTGCCAAGGCCGGCTTTCCCAGTTCATCGAGCAGGAAGATCAGCACATTGCGACAGACCCTGAGCAGGGGAGTGTTCGCGGCGGCCGCCGCCACGGGCATTCTGTCCCTGTCCGGCACCCCCGCCCTCGCCGACTCGACCGCGGTGGCAGCCGCCGAGGATTCTTCCGGCCTGCTGTCCGGGAACAACGTGCAGGTGCCGGTCTCGGTGCCGGTGAACGTGTGCGGCAACACCGTCGGTGTGATCGCGGCGCTCAACCGCGCGAGCGACAACTCGTGCGGCAACGTCTCGTACGAGCACGGATCGTCCGGGTCCTCGTACGGCAGTCCCGCCGGTGGCGCCAAGGCGGTGGCGAGCACCGAGGATTCCCATGGCCTGCTGTCCGGGAACAACGTGCAGGCGCCGGTCTCGGCGCCGGTGAACGTGTGCGGCAACACCGTCGACGTGATCGCGGCGCTCAACCACGCGAGCGACAACTCGTGCGGCAACGCCTCGTACGAGCACGGATCGTCCGGGTCCTCGTACGGCAGTCCCGCCGGTGGCGCCAAGGCGGTGGCGAGCACCGAGGACTCCTATGGCCTGCTGTCCGGGAACAACGTGCAGGCGCCGGTCGAGTTGCCGGTGAACGTGTGCGGCAACACCGTCGACGTGATCGCGGCGCTCAACCACGCGTACGGCAACTCGTGCGGCAACTCGACGGACCGGTCGCCCGAGCCCGGGTACGGCACCGAGGACGAGACGCCCCCGAAGACCTGCGACGACGACTGCGAAACGCCTCCGTCCACCAGCGCTCCCACCCCTCCCCCCACGCGCGGCACCGTGCCGCCGCCCTCGGTCGGCGTCGAGGAGCCCGGCAAGACGCCGCAGATGGCCGAGACCGGCAGCGAGGGCATGCTGGCGGCCTCGGCCGCCGGTGTCGCACTGCTCACGGGCGGGGCTTTGCTGTACCGCCGCGGCCGCGCCGCGTCCCAGCGGTAGCCGCTCCCGGGTGCCGGACGCGACCGCGCCCGGCACCCGCCACCACTCCGGCCGGGCGCGCCCCCGGACCGGCCCGAGCCACCGCACGACGTGGCCGAGCCGGTCCGGGGGCGCGTTGCCGTAGGGGCGAGCCGGCGGGGCGCGTAGTCGCCGTCACCAGCCGCCCACCGGGTCGGAGCCG
Coding sequences within it:
- a CDS encoding chaplin family protein; translation: MRQTLSRGVFAAAAATGILSLSGTPALADSTAVAAAEDSSGLLSGNNVQVPVSVPVNVCGNTVGVIAALNRASDNSCGNVSYEHGSSGSSYGSPAGGAKAVASTEDSHGLLSGNNVQAPVSAPVNVCGNTVDVIAALNHASDNSCGNASYEHGSSGSSYGSPAGGAKAVASTEDSYGLLSGNNVQAPVELPVNVCGNTVDVIAALNHAYGNSCGNSTDRSPEPGYGTEDETPPKTCDDDCETPPSTSAPTPPPTRGTVPPPSVGVEEPGKTPQMAETGSEGMLAASAAGVALLTGGALLYRRGRAASQR